A region from the Stygiolobus caldivivus genome encodes:
- a CDS encoding CRISPR-associated endonuclease Cas3'', whose product MGKPCAFTNQGLAEHSKGSLEWAKKVLSDSYFRVTKRRLEKFGVEVTKEDMEVAVLLHDMGKAAEYYQGQFDDGCNPLRGRPTFIYHEIGSALFFYKNVKDEGLRTLVTLTELNHLNAVRGVSQLNPAKLPVKFDEGMLKLRKYGQVLLEELSGEYPVGGFRVDDYTFYDYNEMLEDLSRVNEPYLKLYSLFLAPVIVGDNLDSSHARSKEERRRFIRMLEKELGGVSP is encoded by the coding sequence GTGGGTAAACCGTGTGCGTTCACTAACCAAGGGCTGGCGGAACACTCAAAGGGCTCCTTAGAGTGGGCTAAAAAGGTGTTGAGTGACTCCTACTTCAGGGTAACGAAGAGGAGGCTCGAGAAGTTCGGGGTGGAGGTGACGAAAGAGGACATGGAGGTGGCCGTACTTTTACACGACATGGGGAAGGCCGCGGAGTACTACCAAGGGCAGTTCGACGATGGCTGTAACCCGTTACGCGGTCGCCCGACGTTCATATACCACGAAATCGGTTCGGCACTGTTTTTTTACAAAAACGTAAAGGACGAGGGGCTGAGGACGTTGGTCACACTGACCGAGCTTAACCACTTGAACGCTGTGAGGGGGGTCTCCCAGCTCAACCCGGCTAAACTCCCCGTAAAGTTCGACGAGGGCATGTTGAAGCTGAGGAAATACGGGCAGGTACTACTGGAGGAGCTAAGCGGTGAGTACCCCGTGGGCGGGTTCAGGGTAGACGATTACACTTTCTACGACTATAACGAAATGCTGGAAGACTTGTCCAGAGTGAACGAGCCCTACCTCAAGTTATATTCCCTTTTTTTAGCCCCCGTCATAGTGGGGGACAACTTGGACAGTAGTCACGCGAGGAGTAAGGAAGAGAGGAGGAGGTTTATCCGTATGTTGGAAAAAGAACTAGGAGGTGTGAGCCCTTGA
- the csaX gene encoding type I-A CRISPR-associated protein CsaX — MIIPLYDIFGDYLVRQVAVNSVNYKVVSLKGEPYLDIDDKDLRVTFDTASEIASEFESKNRRVIPLTANDKKVLEKVLRCFNFTPSDPVSKVLKNFDIEKSKECTVDNLPSFIKPEFYEYVRVPGKPGGRKMQVKADARYVVVAIAGWLLSRIGTARVGQDVIGVNVFTETKSMLYTTYGNFAGVKPETAFIILLAKRVLESNSNITSARVYLVSDGGGQNPTVVLGGFNVDFTRLLEKRELITDELVRLANDALNPDSKTNDFSTVVVNKAYEVLNGSKEVEELVYFANRYVSMEVASGKFGEFCHDYPAYCTAYYYAQRLLGEVQKA, encoded by the coding sequence TTGATAATCCCCTTATATGACATATTCGGGGACTACTTAGTAAGACAAGTAGCTGTAAACAGTGTGAACTATAAGGTGGTCTCACTTAAAGGTGAGCCTTATTTAGACATCGACGACAAGGACTTACGGGTCACTTTCGATACCGCCAGCGAGATCGCCTCGGAATTCGAGAGTAAGAACAGGAGGGTCATCCCCCTCACCGCTAACGACAAAAAAGTGTTGGAGAAGGTGTTGAGGTGTTTTAATTTCACTCCGTCCGACCCCGTTTCCAAGGTGCTGAAGAACTTCGACATAGAGAAGAGCAAGGAGTGTACTGTTGATAACCTGCCGTCGTTTATAAAGCCCGAGTTCTACGAATACGTCAGGGTACCGGGGAAGCCCGGCGGGAGGAAGATGCAGGTAAAGGCGGACGCGAGGTACGTTGTGGTCGCTATAGCCGGTTGGCTACTGTCGAGGATAGGTACGGCCAGGGTCGGGCAGGACGTAATAGGGGTCAACGTCTTCACGGAGACCAAGTCCATGCTCTACACCACCTACGGTAACTTTGCGGGGGTGAAACCGGAGACGGCGTTCATCATCCTCTTAGCTAAGAGGGTGCTTGAGTCGAACTCCAATATTACGTCGGCGAGGGTGTACTTAGTATCGGACGGCGGGGGGCAGAACCCCACCGTGGTCTTGGGGGGGTTTAACGTGGACTTTACCAGGCTGTTGGAGAAGAGGGAGCTGATAACTGACGAACTGGTGAGGTTAGCAAACGACGCACTGAACCCCGACAGTAAGACCAACGATTTCTCTACGGTAGTGGTAAACAAGGCCTATGAGGTGTTGAACGGGTCCAAGGAAGTAGAGGAGTTAGTGTACTTCGCCAACAGGTACGTGTCCATGGAGGTGGCGTCTGGGAAGTTCGGTGAGTTCTGTCACGATTACCCCGCCTACTGTACTGCTTATTACTACGCACAGAGGCTACTGGGAGAGGTCCAAAAGGCGTGA
- the cas6 gene encoding CRISPR system precrRNA processing endoribonuclease RAMP protein Cas6, translated as MEFARDKVVRVDFFAVPENDVVLPPLSSKVVKNLILTGEVLPSLSALVQSGAKNKPLFISNMGVKGKRLLSTGGKPKAVKAGESLDFYVSFPYYDGFFTEVHAGFFDTPYGKFYVYPVATHIVDLTELGGVDVRGKNFLVGFKTPTLLSSKVLLPPALREKYKGVNAGYTLIPSVGLVLSYAYRTFRALTGDTSNVEYDVKAYKLGVLGNALSKVVGYDLRPETVVIGRDDKGRVRATRGFVGWVEFDISDKRLKRAVSKYLLVASLLGVGKSRGIGLGEVVLTLRDPKRVGGTGA; from the coding sequence GTGGAGTTTGCTCGTGATAAGGTAGTGAGGGTGGACTTTTTTGCCGTCCCGGAGAACGACGTAGTCTTACCCCCGCTGAGCTCAAAGGTGGTAAAGAACTTAATACTCACGGGGGAGGTGCTCCCGTCGCTCTCCGCCTTAGTGCAGAGCGGGGCAAAGAACAAGCCGCTGTTCATTTCTAACATGGGGGTGAAAGGGAAGAGGCTGTTAAGTACGGGGGGAAAGCCGAAGGCTGTAAAGGCCGGGGAGTCTTTGGACTTCTATGTGTCTTTCCCATACTATGACGGGTTTTTCACTGAAGTGCACGCGGGTTTTTTTGACACCCCTTACGGGAAGTTTTATGTCTACCCTGTGGCGACGCACATCGTGGACTTAACGGAGCTGGGGGGAGTAGACGTGAGGGGTAAGAACTTCCTCGTGGGCTTCAAGACGCCTACGCTACTCTCGTCTAAAGTACTTTTACCCCCTGCACTGAGAGAGAAGTATAAGGGGGTAAACGCGGGCTATACGCTCATCCCGTCGGTGGGGCTGGTCTTAAGCTACGCGTATAGGACTTTCAGGGCCCTGACAGGCGACACCAGTAACGTGGAGTATGACGTCAAGGCGTATAAGCTCGGAGTCTTGGGCAACGCGCTTTCTAAGGTCGTGGGGTACGACCTGAGGCCGGAGACTGTCGTGATAGGTAGGGACGATAAGGGCAGGGTGAGGGCTACTAGGGGTTTTGTGGGGTGGGTGGAGTTTGACATCAGTGACAAGAGGCTGAAGAGGGCCGTGAGTAAGTACCTATTGGTGGCGTCCCTCTTAGGGGTAGGGAAGAGCAGGGGGATAGGGCTGGGTGAGGTAGTCCTGACGCTGAGGGACCCTAAAAGGGTAGGTGGTACGGGCGCCTGA
- a CDS encoding C2H2-type zinc finger protein, with product MDKSIDKNLQTKKSSKNKTISFHISLEEYEAYKKLSIEQKRLIRAIVKILVKNPQLLEEYNYVYKFLTAKSISPYVCPLCLVPFSSLTALKNHLRYAEHTKVCPICHKEFTSTEATLDHVCKKHNICIS from the coding sequence ATGGATAAGTCTATAGACAAAAATTTACAGACCAAAAAGAGTTCAAAAAATAAGACTATATCTTTTCACATTTCATTAGAAGAGTATGAAGCGTATAAAAAACTGTCTATCGAGCAAAAAAGACTCATTAGAGCTATCGTTAAGATACTAGTTAAAAACCCACAACTACTAGAAGAATATAATTATGTTTACAAGTTCCTAACCGCAAAGTCGATAAGCCCTTATGTTTGTCCGCTTTGCTTAGTTCCTTTTTCGTCATTAACTGCATTAAAAAACCATTTGCGATATGCGGAACATACGAAAGTCTGCCCCATTTGTCATAAGGAGTTTACTTCAACCGAGGCCACACTAGATCATGTCTGTAAAAAACATAACATCTGTATAAGTTAA